Proteins from a genomic interval of Paenibacillus sp. FSL R5-0623:
- a CDS encoding beta-glucoside-specific PTS transporter subunit IIABC, with translation MSQEKLAKEIVELVGGEKNVESLVHCATRLRFVLKDDAKADKAKLEKTEGIIAVKENGGQFQVVVGNKVPEVYSAIGQISNILDDSSDKEKPRKAAKGLGGIIDIISSIFAPLLGVMAGAGILKGLLLIASNIGWLETTETTYTILYAAADSLFYFLPLLLAVTTARKFQGNMFVAMTIAGALIYPSIVTLKSEGTPTDFFGIPVILMNYSSTVIPIILAVIVMSKLEKFFNKTLHDSVKNFVTPLFLLVIMVPLTLLVFGPFGVYVGNAIAAGLVAAFGFSPLLAGAVMGASWQLLVIFGIHWGLIPVFINNVAVYGQDGVKPAATASIFAQTGAAFGVMLKTKNKKLKTLAGSSTLTALFGITEPAIYGVTLPLKRPFIAGVIGGAVGGAIIGQAGTLAFASGAPGLLTLPIFYGPGGQGFPGLILGIVVSFVVSAVLTYIMGFKDPVEEETKTESTTSAQQSVRAANASDEIVFSPIEGTIVELSEVPDPAFASGAMGKGIAIEPTVGRVVAPFDGTVTVAFKKKHALAVVSDTGAEILVHVGVDTVKLDGQHFVSHIKEGDRVQAGDLLLEFDIAQIKAAGYHTVTPIIVTNSANYEEVIPQATGQVHSQELLLKLTSGSDQEQK, from the coding sequence ATGAGTCAAGAGAAACTGGCCAAAGAGATTGTAGAACTGGTTGGCGGTGAGAAAAATGTGGAATCACTGGTTCATTGTGCAACACGGTTACGTTTTGTATTGAAGGACGATGCCAAGGCAGACAAAGCCAAACTGGAGAAAACAGAAGGCATCATCGCAGTCAAAGAAAACGGAGGACAATTCCAGGTGGTTGTTGGTAACAAGGTGCCTGAAGTCTATAGTGCCATTGGACAGATCAGTAACATTCTGGACGATTCGTCAGATAAAGAAAAACCTCGCAAAGCAGCCAAAGGGCTCGGGGGTATTATCGATATCATATCCAGCATCTTTGCGCCACTTCTGGGCGTTATGGCGGGAGCCGGTATTCTAAAAGGGTTATTGTTGATTGCAAGCAATATCGGATGGCTGGAAACGACAGAAACAACATATACGATCCTGTATGCAGCAGCAGATAGTCTCTTCTACTTCCTGCCTCTGTTGTTAGCGGTTACAACAGCACGTAAATTCCAGGGGAATATGTTTGTCGCGATGACGATTGCAGGAGCACTGATCTATCCGTCCATCGTCACGTTGAAATCAGAAGGAACACCAACGGATTTCTTCGGTATCCCTGTCATCTTGATGAACTATTCATCTACAGTTATCCCTATCATTTTAGCTGTCATTGTCATGAGCAAGTTGGAAAAGTTCTTTAATAAAACACTTCACGATAGTGTGAAAAACTTTGTTACGCCATTGTTTTTGCTAGTGATTATGGTACCACTGACATTGTTGGTATTCGGACCATTTGGCGTATACGTTGGTAATGCAATTGCAGCTGGACTCGTTGCCGCATTTGGATTCAGTCCATTGCTCGCTGGAGCCGTTATGGGTGCAAGCTGGCAGCTGCTCGTTATCTTCGGAATACACTGGGGTCTTATTCCGGTATTTATCAACAACGTTGCCGTGTATGGACAGGATGGCGTTAAACCGGCTGCGACAGCTTCAATCTTTGCTCAAACGGGTGCTGCTTTTGGGGTTATGCTGAAAACCAAGAACAAAAAACTGAAAACGCTGGCTGGATCATCCACGTTGACCGCATTATTCGGTATTACGGAACCGGCCATCTATGGGGTAACATTACCACTGAAACGTCCATTCATTGCAGGGGTAATCGGTGGTGCAGTTGGTGGAGCTATCATTGGTCAAGCGGGCACATTGGCATTTGCATCCGGCGCACCAGGGTTGCTGACCTTGCCGATCTTCTACGGACCAGGTGGACAAGGTTTCCCAGGATTGATTCTGGGTATCGTAGTATCGTTTGTTGTTTCGGCTGTACTGACGTACATCATGGGCTTCAAAGATCCGGTTGAAGAAGAAACAAAAACCGAATCTACGACATCCGCTCAGCAATCTGTTCGTGCAGCGAATGCTTCGGACGAAATTGTATTTAGCCCAATCGAAGGCACGATTGTGGAATTGTCGGAAGTTCCAGATCCGGCCTTTGCATCGGGAGCAATGGGTAAAGGGATTGCGATTGAGCCAACTGTGGGCAGAGTCGTAGCGCCTTTTGATGGTACAGTTACCGTTGCATTCAAGAAAAAACATGCCTTGGCTGTAGTATCAGACACCGGGGCTGAGATATTGGTTCACGTGGGAGTTGATACCGTTAAATTGGACGGACAGCATTTTGTTTCCCATATCAAGGAAGGGGACAGGGTCCAAGCTGGAGATCTGTTGCTTGAGTTCGATATTGCACAGATTAAGGCTGCTGGTTATCACACGGTAACGCCGATTATCGTAACGAATTCCGCCAACTACGAGGAAGTAATTCCACAGGCTACAGGTCAGGTTCATAGCCAGGAACTTCTATTGAAATTAACTAGCGGTAGTGACCAGGAACAAAAGTAG
- a CDS encoding PRD domain-containing protein, translating to MKIAKVINNNVISIYQADGAELVVMGRGIAFKKKPGDKVDETRIQKVFALKNKQTSDNFKMLLREVPMELIEIVEEIITYARENLGRKLNENIYVSLTDHINFAIERYREGVEIKNALMWEIKQLYKPEFELGLRTLEQINTRMNIELPPDEAAFIALHIVNAEMNEEVITTMNITKFIQQIINIAKYHFKMEFDEDSLSYFRFITHLKFFSQRVLSGTHYDNNYDHFYDMIKEKHPDAAACTEKIELFVKKEYNHELTNEEKLYLTVHIERVVNR from the coding sequence GTGAAAATAGCAAAGGTTATCAACAATAACGTCATTAGCATCTATCAGGCGGATGGAGCAGAGCTTGTGGTGATGGGACGTGGGATTGCCTTTAAGAAAAAGCCGGGGGACAAAGTAGACGAGACCCGCATCCAGAAAGTATTTGCATTGAAAAACAAACAAACATCGGATAATTTCAAAATGCTGCTGCGCGAAGTTCCGATGGAACTGATTGAAATTGTGGAAGAGATCATCACGTATGCGCGTGAGAATCTGGGCCGAAAGCTGAATGAGAACATCTATGTATCCCTTACGGATCATATTAACTTCGCGATTGAACGCTATCGGGAAGGGGTGGAGATCAAGAACGCATTAATGTGGGAGATTAAGCAATTGTATAAGCCCGAATTCGAACTGGGACTGAGGACGCTTGAACAGATCAACACCCGCATGAATATTGAGCTTCCACCCGATGAAGCCGCTTTTATTGCCCTTCATATTGTCAACGCAGAGATGAACGAAGAAGTTATTACAACGATGAATATTACGAAGTTTATCCAGCAGATTATTAATATAGCGAAATATCATTTCAAAATGGAATTTGATGAGGACTCTCTCAGTTATTTTCGCTTTATCACACATCTGAAGTTCTTCTCCCAGCGTGTGCTCAGTGGTACGCATTACGACAACAACTATGATCATTTCTATGACATGATTAAGGAGAAACATCCGGATGCCGCAGCGTGTACGGAGAAAATTGAGTTGTTTGTCAAAAAGGAATACAACCATGAGCTGACCAATGAAGAAAAATTGTATCTGACGGTTCATATCGAACGAGTGGTTAATCGATAA